A DNA window from Akkermansiaceae bacterium contains the following coding sequences:
- the aspS gene encoding aspartate--tRNA ligase — MRTHHCNELRESDIGKTVTLIGWVNSARDQGGVIFIDLRDREGVTQCVFRSEISKEAADVSHTLRVEDVVQISGKVEARLKTDEVDTTNSKLATGTIEIVAETLTIVNKAEVLPFQLDKELSNEDLRMKYRYLDLRRPRMSKNIRQRAVITSAARRYLDESGFFEVETPILSNPTPEGARDFLVPSRLNPGRFYALPQAPQQYKQLMMVAGLEKYFQIARCFRDEDLRADRQPEFTQIDIEASFVSQEDIIKLVEGLLASMFKAGLGIDVPTPFPRMTYRDAEDIYGSDKPDTRYDMKITDLGDVFATTEFKIFRSIIDGGGVVRAINAKGFAGITTGQMNRLNEIAVQAGLPVKNLAFIKLENGEYKSPLWKIFTDSEKEAVVAKLGLAEGDIVFFAAGKRESVSTILGRVRVEIADMMGLVKDSSAYNFLWVVDFPLLAHDEESGHWVAVHHPFTRPNPDDIAKLEAGEYADVRAVAYDVVLNGYELGGGSIRIHEKDLQAKMFTVLGVDAEEQQIKFGHILDAFRFGAPPHGGLALGLDRIAMLVAGEDSIREVIAFPKNNKGADLMANSPCQIDFKLLREVYVQSTYKDPKAAPAAEKAPQA, encoded by the coding sequence AACCGTTACCCTGATCGGTTGGGTCAATTCGGCCCGTGACCAGGGCGGGGTGATCTTCATCGACCTCCGTGACCGGGAGGGGGTGACCCAGTGTGTCTTCCGCTCGGAAATCTCCAAGGAAGCCGCCGATGTCTCCCACACGCTCCGCGTGGAGGATGTGGTCCAGATTTCCGGCAAGGTGGAGGCCCGCCTCAAGACGGACGAAGTGGACACCACCAACTCGAAGCTCGCCACCGGCACCATCGAGATCGTCGCGGAGACACTTACGATCGTGAACAAGGCGGAGGTGCTGCCGTTCCAGCTCGACAAGGAGCTGTCCAACGAGGACCTGCGGATGAAGTACCGCTACCTCGACCTGCGCCGCCCGCGCATGAGCAAGAACATCCGCCAGCGTGCCGTCATCACTTCCGCCGCCCGCCGCTATCTGGACGAGAGCGGATTCTTCGAGGTGGAGACGCCGATCCTTTCCAACCCGACTCCGGAAGGCGCGCGGGACTTCCTCGTTCCATCCCGCCTGAACCCGGGCCGCTTCTACGCGCTGCCGCAGGCTCCCCAGCAGTACAAGCAGCTCATGATGGTCGCAGGCCTGGAGAAGTATTTCCAGATCGCCCGTTGCTTCCGTGACGAGGACCTGCGCGCGGACCGCCAGCCGGAGTTCACCCAGATCGACATCGAAGCCAGCTTCGTCAGCCAGGAAGACATCATCAAGCTGGTGGAAGGCCTGCTCGCCTCCATGTTCAAGGCGGGCCTCGGCATCGACGTGCCGACCCCGTTCCCGCGCATGACCTACCGCGACGCGGAGGACATCTACGGCTCCGACAAGCCGGACACCCGCTATGACATGAAGATCACGGATCTGGGCGATGTCTTCGCCACGACCGAGTTCAAGATCTTCCGCAGCATCATCGACGGCGGCGGCGTGGTCCGTGCCATCAACGCGAAGGGCTTCGCCGGCATCACCACCGGCCAGATGAACCGCCTCAACGAGATCGCCGTGCAGGCAGGCCTGCCGGTGAAGAACCTGGCTTTCATCAAGCTGGAGAACGGCGAATACAAGAGCCCCCTCTGGAAGATCTTCACCGACTCCGAAAAGGAAGCCGTCGTTGCCAAGCTCGGCCTCGCGGAAGGCGACATCGTCTTCTTCGCCGCGGGCAAGCGCGAGAGCGTCAGCACCATCCTCGGCCGCGTCCGCGTGGAGATCGCGGACATGATGGGACTGGTGAAGGACTCCTCCGCCTACAACTTCCTGTGGGTCGTCGATTTCCCGCTGCTCGCCCATGACGAGGAGAGCGGCCACTGGGTCGCCGTGCACCACCCGTTCACCCGCCCGAACCCTGACGACATCGCCAAGCTCGAAGCCGGTGAGTATGCGGACGTCCGCGCCGTGGCCTATGACGTCGTGCTGAACGGCTATGAGCTGGGCGGTGGTTCCATCCGGATCCATGAAAAGGACCTGCAGGCGAAGATGTTCACCGTTCTGGGCGTGGACGCGGAGGAACAGCAGATCAAGTTCGGCCACATCCTGGATGCCTTCCGCTTCGGCGCGCCTCCGCACGGTGGCCTTGCGCTCGGCCTCGACCGCATCGCCATGCTGGTCGCCGGTGAGGACAGCATCCGCGAGGTGATCGCCTTCCCGAAAAACAACAAGGGCGCGGACCTCATGGCCAACAGCCCCTGCCAGATCGACTTCAAGCTGCTGCGCGAGGTCTATGTGCAGTCCACCTACAAGGATCCGAAGGCGGCACCAGCGGCCGAGAAGGCCCCGCAGGCCTGA